The Stappia sp. genome window below encodes:
- a CDS encoding SOS response-associated peptidase, whose protein sequence is MCGRYALSATPQEVRALFDHVDTPEFPPRYNIAPTQPIATVRLSGNARRFALVRWGLVPGWVKDPASFSLLINARAETAAEKPSFRAAMRHRRCLVPASGFYEWHRPQGGAKQPYWIRPRDGRLVAFAGLWEEWCDPDGGEIETGAILTVPANRTIGAIHHRMPAVIAPQDFDAWLDVRSTPLAEACSLLTSPAEDLFEAVPVSTRVNSARIDDEELTRPVAPEADSEAAPEAQPQAKAGTSPAPKPRKAASGAISKADDDQLDLF, encoded by the coding sequence ATGTGCGGACGGTATGCGCTTTCGGCAACGCCGCAGGAGGTGCGGGCGCTCTTCGACCATGTCGACACGCCCGAGTTTCCCCCGCGCTACAACATCGCCCCGACCCAGCCGATCGCCACCGTGCGTCTGTCGGGCAACGCGCGGCGTTTCGCGCTGGTGCGCTGGGGGCTGGTGCCGGGTTGGGTGAAGGACCCGGCGAGCTTTTCCCTGCTGATCAACGCCCGCGCCGAGACGGCGGCGGAAAAGCCCTCCTTCCGCGCCGCCATGCGCCATCGCCGCTGCCTCGTGCCGGCCAGCGGCTTTTACGAGTGGCACAGGCCGCAAGGGGGCGCCAAGCAACCCTACTGGATCCGCCCGCGCGACGGCAGGCTCGTCGCCTTCGCCGGTCTGTGGGAGGAATGGTGCGATCCCGACGGCGGGGAGATCGAGACGGGGGCGATCCTCACCGTCCCGGCGAACCGCACCATCGGCGCGATCCATCACCGCATGCCGGCGGTCATCGCGCCGCAGGACTTCGATGCCTGGCTGGACGTGCGCTCCACGCCGCTGGCCGAGGCCTGCTCCCTGTTGACCTCGCCGGCGGAGGATCTCTTCGAGGCCGTGCCCGTGTCGACGCGCGTCAACAGCGCGCGCATCGACGACGAAGAGCTGACCCGCCCCGTCGCCCCGGAGGCAGACTCGGAAGCTGCACCCGAAGCTCAACCGCAGGCAAAGGCCGGGACGTCCCCCGCGCCAAAACCCCGCAAGGCCGCCTCCGGCGCGATCTCAAAAGCCGACGACGATCAGCTCGACCTCTTCTGA
- a CDS encoding GNAT family N-acetyltransferase — protein sequence MPTILAYDARFEDELIALLGRDPDWADFTKADTLEVFKTALSTSRTYLCADRGCVCGYLRAVVDGFGLYVSELYVAPHARRAGHGKALLARIKQDHPDRPVYVLSDEDWYYEALGLTRSGSVFDL from the coding sequence ATGCCGACCATCCTTGCCTACGACGCGCGCTTCGAGGACGAGCTGATCGCCCTGCTGGGCCGCGATCCCGACTGGGCCGATTTCACGAAGGCGGACACGCTCGAGGTCTTCAAGACCGCGCTGTCGACCAGCCGGACCTATCTCTGCGCCGACCGGGGGTGCGTGTGCGGCTATCTGCGCGCCGTGGTCGACGGCTTCGGCCTCTACGTCAGCGAACTCTATGTGGCACCGCACGCGCGCCGGGCCGGCCACGGGAAAGCCTTGCTCGCGCGGATCAAGCAGGATCACCCGGATCGCCCCGTCTACGTCCTGTCCGACGAGGATTGGTACTATGAGGCGCTCGGCCTGACCCGGAGCGGGTCGGTCTTCGACCTGTAA
- a CDS encoding FAD-binding oxidoreductase, translating to MTDPAVHARLIEIVGDRNALRAEADTAPYLREWRDLYVGKTPMVLRPGGREEVAEILKVANEAGLRIVPQGGNTGLVGGQIPDDSATEIVLSLSRMNRVRDIDADGFSMTVEAGCTLQAIHDAADAADRLFPLTLGSQGSCQIGGNIATNAGGTAVLAYGNTRDLVLGLEVVLPDGRIWEGLRSLRKDNTGYDLKQMFIGSEGTLGIITAAVLKLFPRPRAQDVAFVALASPRDALALFSTARARAGAMLTGFELMPRIGVEFAVRHLPGARDPLATAAPWYVLIELSSGTEGADGGNPTRDLMETILGEAYEAGLVEDAALAESVQQAADFWHIRHGMSEVQREEGGSIKHDVSVPVAAVPDFLDEAIAAVEALVPGCRPVPFGHMGDGNIHFNVSQPVDADKAAYLARWDEMNAVVHGIVARYGGSISAEHGIGRLKRDLLGTVKSEVEMDLMRRVKAAFDPNGILNPGRIL from the coding sequence ATGACCGACCCCGCAGTCCATGCCCGTCTCATCGAGATCGTCGGCGATCGCAACGCCTTGCGCGCCGAAGCCGACACCGCCCCCTATCTGCGCGAATGGCGCGACCTCTATGTCGGAAAGACGCCGATGGTGCTGCGCCCGGGCGGCCGCGAGGAGGTCGCCGAGATCCTGAAGGTGGCCAATGAGGCCGGGCTCAGGATCGTTCCGCAAGGCGGCAACACGGGTCTCGTCGGCGGCCAGATTCCCGATGATTCCGCTACGGAAATCGTGCTCAGCCTGAGCCGCATGAACCGGGTTCGCGACATCGATGCGGACGGCTTTTCGATGACGGTGGAGGCCGGCTGCACCCTGCAGGCGATCCACGACGCGGCCGATGCGGCGGACCGGCTGTTCCCGCTCACGCTCGGCTCGCAGGGCTCCTGCCAGATCGGCGGAAACATCGCCACCAACGCCGGCGGCACCGCCGTGCTGGCCTATGGCAACACCCGCGATCTGGTGCTCGGACTCGAGGTCGTGCTCCCCGACGGGCGCATCTGGGAGGGGCTCCGGAGCCTGCGCAAGGACAACACCGGTTACGATCTGAAACAAATGTTTATCGGTTCGGAAGGCACGCTGGGGATCATCACGGCCGCCGTGCTGAAGCTTTTCCCCAGGCCGCGCGCCCAGGACGTCGCCTTCGTCGCGCTGGCCTCTCCGCGCGATGCGCTGGCGCTGTTTTCGACCGCCCGCGCGCGCGCCGGCGCGATGCTCACCGGCTTCGAGCTGATGCCGCGCATCGGCGTGGAATTCGCCGTGCGACACCTGCCCGGCGCCCGCGATCCGCTGGCCACCGCCGCACCCTGGTATGTGCTGATCGAACTGTCGTCGGGCACCGAGGGCGCGGACGGGGGCAACCCGACCCGCGACCTGATGGAAACGATCCTCGGCGAGGCCTATGAGGCTGGGCTGGTGGAGGATGCCGCGCTCGCCGAATCCGTCCAGCAGGCGGCCGACTTCTGGCACATCCGCCACGGCATGTCGGAGGTGCAGCGCGAGGAAGGCGGCTCGATCAAGCACGATGTCTCCGTGCCGGTCGCCGCCGTGCCGGATTTCCTCGACGAGGCGATCGCGGCCGTCGAGGCGCTGGTGCCCGGCTGCCGGCCAGTGCCCTTCGGCCACATGGGCGACGGCAACATCCACTTCAACGTCAGCCAGCCGGTCGACGCCGACAAGGCCGCGTATCTCGCGCGCTGGGACGAGATGAACGCGGTCGTGCACGGCATCGTCGCCAGATATGGCGGGTCGATCTCCGCCGAGCACGGCATCGGTCGGCTCAAGCGCGATCTGCTTGGCACGGTCAAGAGCGAGGTGGAGATGGACCTCATGCGCCGCGTGAAGGCCGCCTTCGATCCCAACGGCATTCTCAATCCGGGCCGGATTCTCTGA
- the fabI gene encoding enoyl-ACP reductase FabI — MAVTQGLMAGKRGLIMGVANNRSIAWGIAKALSDAGAEIALTYQGDSLRKRVEPLAADLGAIVAGHCDVTDEASMDAVFDTLAEKWGKIDFLVHAVAFSDKDELTGRYVDTSPGNFARTMQISCYSFTALAQRAEKLMSDGGSMLTLTYYGAEKVMPHYNVMGVAKAALEASVRYLAVDLGSQNIRVNAISAGPIKTLAASGIGDFRYILKWNEYNAPLRRSTTIQEVGDAALFLLSDLGRGVTGEIQHVDSGYHVVGMKAVDAPDISVVKD; from the coding sequence ATGGCGGTGACACAGGGACTGATGGCTGGCAAGCGCGGGCTTATCATGGGCGTCGCGAACAATCGGTCCATCGCTTGGGGGATCGCCAAGGCGCTGTCGGATGCCGGCGCGGAGATCGCCTTGACCTATCAGGGCGATTCGCTGCGCAAGCGGGTCGAGCCGCTGGCCGCGGATCTCGGCGCCATCGTCGCCGGCCATTGCGACGTGACCGACGAGGCGTCGATGGATGCCGTGTTCGACACGCTCGCCGAAAAATGGGGCAAGATCGACTTTCTGGTGCATGCGGTGGCCTTCTCCGACAAGGACGAGCTGACCGGGCGCTACGTCGACACCAGCCCCGGCAATTTCGCGCGCACCATGCAGATCTCCTGCTACTCGTTCACCGCGCTGGCGCAGCGTGCGGAAAAGCTCATGAGCGACGGCGGCTCGATGCTGACGCTGACCTATTACGGCGCCGAGAAGGTCATGCCGCATTACAACGTCATGGGGGTGGCCAAGGCGGCGCTTGAGGCGAGCGTGCGCTACCTCGCGGTCGACCTGGGCAGCCAGAATATCCGCGTCAACGCGATCTCGGCCGGGCCGATCAAGACGCTCGCCGCGTCGGGCATCGGCGATTTCCGCTACATCCTGAAGTGGAACGAGTACAACGCCCCGCTGCGCCGCTCGACGACGATCCAGGAAGTCGGCGACGCCGCCCTGTTCCTGCTGTCCGATCTCGGACGCGGTGTCACCGGCGAGATCCAGCACGTGGACAGCGGCTATCACGTGGTCGGCATGAAGGCCGTCGACGCGCCCGACATTTCCGTCGTCAAGGATTGA
- a CDS encoding histidine phosphatase family protein, which translates to MTAISDTVTAKADKTVDPDARDPARPGAEARPVPPFLVFVRHGQTDWNAEGRMQGQKDIPLNDTGRAQARRNGQALRAHLEALGMAADDLMFLASPLSRAVETMRILRGELDRADDDFFCDERLREITFGAWEGYTIPELAERSPDLTARRKADKWGFVPPEGESYSMLANRIDAWLATVTRPSVIVSHGGVMRVVQGRLKGIAEAEIPRLETPQDRFLVWDGADLAWV; encoded by the coding sequence ATGACAGCGATCTCCGATACAGTGACAGCGAAGGCGGACAAGACCGTCGACCCGGATGCGCGCGATCCCGCGCGGCCGGGCGCCGAGGCGCGTCCGGTGCCGCCCTTCCTCGTGTTCGTCCGCCACGGGCAGACCGACTGGAATGCGGAAGGCCGCATGCAGGGTCAGAAGGATATTCCGCTCAATGACACCGGCCGCGCGCAGGCGCGGCGCAACGGGCAGGCGCTGCGCGCGCATCTCGAGGCGCTCGGCATGGCGGCGGACGATCTGATGTTTCTCGCCTCGCCCCTGTCGCGCGCGGTGGAGACCATGCGCATCCTGCGGGGCGAACTGGACCGGGCGGACGACGATTTCTTCTGCGACGAGCGCCTGCGCGAGATCACCTTCGGCGCGTGGGAGGGCTACACCATCCCCGAACTCGCCGAGCGCTCGCCCGATCTCACCGCGCGGCGCAAGGCCGACAAATGGGGCTTCGTGCCGCCGGAGGGCGAAAGCTACTCCATGCTCGCGAACCGCATCGACGCCTGGCTGGCGACGGTGACCCGCCCCAGCGTGATCGTGTCGCACGGCGGCGTGATGCGGGTGGTGCAGGGACGGCTGAAGGGCATAGCGGAAGCCGAGATCCCGCGGCTCGAAACGCCGCAGGACAGGTTTCTGGTCTGGGACGGCGCGGATCTCGCCTGGGTCTGA
- a CDS encoding DUF1344 domain-containing protein, which translates to MTRIVLAALAAVVASALALGAALAGEVEATIVAVDVEASEIELSDGERYRYPVDFFVDDLQPGQAVLAFFDEENGDKVLVDLQVLEQ; encoded by the coding sequence ATGACCCGTATCGTCTTGGCGGCGCTGGCCGCCGTCGTCGCTTCCGCTCTGGCGCTTGGCGCCGCGCTGGCGGGAGAAGTGGAAGCCACGATTGTCGCCGTCGACGTGGAAGCCTCGGAGATCGAACTGTCCGACGGCGAGCGCTACCGCTATCCGGTCGATTTCTTCGTCGACGATCTGCAGCCGGGACAGGCCGTGCTGGCCTTCTTCGACGAGGAGAACGGCGACAAGGTGCTCGTCGACCTGCAGGTACTGGAGCAATAG
- a CDS encoding DUF3095 domain-containing protein — translation MDALKGHESDPHGNDDPQGAGDIDRFYEDLPAFDDFANVADPSVFAAIPDDWTVLCADIVRSRAAMAEGHYKTVNMIAASVVAALVNLDPERQVPFVFAGDGAAAAVPPDLVGPARRALATLRLLARDTAGLELRAAAIPLADLRAAGGDLRVAKFRLSPANTLAMFAGGGIALADTILKDPARVGPYDIAPEAGAAASLDGLSCRWEAMRARNGHIATLLLRPGSEAGSLSRILAELGRLPGLDVAGRTPASAPVRREGLRFRFPPSGLMREARIVGWRRGVVRALGRALFESVAFLVAVKSGRRVGPLEPDAYLDDLVRNTDYRKFDDTLRLVLDVDADQLAALRAYLDDGVRAGRLSYGLHVSDSALMTCLVTSLEDDRHIHFVDGADGGYARAAEDLERRQAA, via the coding sequence ATGGACGCACTGAAGGGCCACGAGAGCGACCCGCACGGCAACGACGATCCGCAAGGGGCGGGAGACATCGACCGATTCTATGAGGACCTGCCCGCGTTCGACGATTTCGCGAATGTCGCGGATCCGTCGGTCTTCGCGGCGATCCCCGACGACTGGACCGTGCTGTGCGCCGATATCGTGCGCTCGCGCGCGGCGATGGCCGAAGGGCACTACAAGACCGTCAACATGATCGCGGCCTCGGTGGTCGCCGCACTGGTAAATCTCGATCCCGAGCGACAGGTGCCCTTCGTCTTTGCCGGCGACGGGGCGGCGGCGGCGGTGCCGCCCGATCTGGTCGGCCCGGCGCGCCGCGCGCTCGCGACCTTGCGTCTGCTCGCCCGCGACACGGCCGGTCTGGAGCTGCGCGCGGCGGCGATTCCCCTGGCCGACCTGCGCGCCGCCGGCGGCGATCTTCGCGTCGCGAAGTTCCGGCTGAGCCCGGCGAACACGCTCGCCATGTTCGCCGGCGGCGGGATCGCCCTTGCCGACACGATCCTGAAGGACCCGGCGCGCGTCGGCCCGTATGACATCGCGCCGGAGGCGGGGGCGGCGGCCTCGCTCGACGGCCTGTCCTGCCGGTGGGAGGCGATGCGCGCGCGCAACGGTCACATCGCGACGCTGCTTCTGCGACCCGGCAGCGAGGCGGGGTCGCTGTCGCGCATCCTTGCGGAACTGGGGCGCCTGCCGGGTCTCGATGTGGCAGGGCGGACGCCGGCGAGCGCGCCGGTGCGGCGCGAAGGGCTTCGGTTCCGGTTTCCCCCGAGCGGGCTGATGCGCGAGGCGCGGATCGTCGGGTGGCGGCGCGGCGTCGTCCGGGCGCTCGGGCGGGCGCTGTTTGAGTCCGTTGCCTTTCTGGTGGCGGTGAAGAGCGGCCGGCGGGTCGGGCCGCTGGAGCCGGATGCCTATCTCGACGACCTCGTGCGCAACACCGACTACCGCAAGTTCGACGACACGCTGCGGCTCGTGCTCGACGTCGACGCGGACCAGCTCGCCGCGCTGCGCGCCTATTTGGACGACGGCGTGCGCGCCGGGCGGCTCTCCTACGGCCTGCACGTGTCGGATTCCGCCCTGATGACCTGCCTGGTGACCAGTCTCGAGGACGACCGGCACATCCACTTCGTCGATGGCGCCGACGGTGGCTATGCGCGCGCGGCCGAGGACCTGGAGCGCCGTCAGGCGGCGTGA
- the aroC gene encoding chorismate synthase: MSHNTFGHLFRVTTWGESHGPALGCVIDGCPPRLPLTESDIQAFLDQRKPGQSRFTTQRREADQVRILSGVMEDDDGVQRTTGTPISLMIQNTDQRSKDYGEIKDRYRPGHADFTYDAKYGIRDYRGGGRSSARETAARVAAGAVARKVIEGMRVRGALVQIGPHAVDRTRWDWDEIGNNPFFCPDATTAARWAEYLDRIRKDGSSVGAVIEVVADNVPAGLGAPLYGKLDQDIAAALMSINAVKGVEIGNGFAAASLTGEENADEMRLGADGRPQFLSNHAGGVLGGISSGEPVVARFAVKPTSSILTPRKSVNRGGDEVDVRTKGRHDPCVGIRAVPVGEAMLACVLADHLLRHRGQVGDFQ; the protein is encoded by the coding sequence ATGTCGCATAACACCTTCGGCCACCTGTTCCGCGTTACCACCTGGGGCGAGAGCCACGGCCCGGCGCTCGGCTGCGTGATCGACGGATGCCCGCCGCGCCTGCCGCTGACGGAGAGCGATATCCAGGCCTTTCTCGACCAGCGCAAACCCGGCCAGTCGCGCTTCACCACCCAGCGGCGCGAGGCGGATCAGGTGCGCATCCTGTCCGGCGTGATGGAGGACGACGACGGCGTGCAACGCACCACCGGCACGCCGATCTCGCTGATGATCCAGAACACCGACCAGCGGTCCAAGGACTACGGGGAGATCAAGGACCGCTACCGGCCCGGCCACGCCGATTTCACCTATGACGCCAAATACGGCATTCGCGACTATCGCGGCGGGGGGCGCTCCTCGGCGCGCGAGACCGCCGCACGGGTGGCCGCCGGCGCGGTCGCGCGCAAGGTGATCGAGGGCATGCGGGTGCGCGGCGCGCTGGTGCAGATCGGCCCGCATGCGGTCGATCGCACGCGCTGGGACTGGGACGAGATCGGCAACAATCCCTTCTTCTGCCCCGACGCCACCACCGCCGCGCGCTGGGCGGAATATCTCGACAGGATCCGCAAGGACGGCTCCTCGGTGGGCGCGGTGATCGAGGTGGTGGCCGACAATGTTCCCGCCGGCCTCGGCGCGCCGCTCTACGGCAAGCTCGATCAGGACATCGCCGCGGCCCTCATGTCCATCAATGCGGTGAAGGGCGTGGAGATCGGCAACGGCTTCGCCGCCGCCAGCCTCACCGGCGAGGAAAACGCCGACGAGATGCGCCTTGGCGCGGACGGGCGTCCGCAATTCCTGTCCAACCACGCCGGCGGCGTGCTGGGCGGGATTTCCTCCGGCGAGCCGGTGGTCGCGCGCTTCGCCGTCAAGCCGACCTCGTCGATCCTGACGCCGCGCAAGTCGGTGAACCGCGGTGGCGACGAGGTGGATGTGCGCACCAAAGGGCGCCACGACCCCTGCGTCGGCATCCGCGCCGTGCCGGTGGGCGAGGCGATGCTCGCCTGCGTCCTGGCCGATCACCTGCTGCGTCATCGCGGTCAGGTCGGTGACTTTCAGTAA
- the ribB gene encoding 3,4-dihydroxy-2-butanone-4-phosphate synthase: protein MRLDEWLAQARETRSAFARRAGLSPAAVTALCKDPGVWVSRDSAERIAAATGGAVTPNDLLGLKGPKALDQSQTRVADAIRAFERGEMLVVTDDDDRENEGDLIVAASLVTPEQMAFMVRHTSGIVCAPMTRETARRLRLDPMVATNDAPLATAFTISVDYRHGLTTGISAEERCSTVRGLANSNAGAEDFVRPGHVFPLIAREGGVLMRSGHTEAAVDLCRLAGVEEVGVICELVNDDGTVKRGAQVAEFAAENNLKMVSVADLIAWRQRTERLVERVSEQPVETVAGPAYAVTYSTPYDPMHHVAIVYGDILDGRNVPVRLQLESVLDDVFGETRVLDDVMRDFAGRGRGVVVYLREGSVGVARQTRRPRSDLAAAELEEHQSAQAREEQWREVGLGAQILKDLGVNSITLLASRQRHYVGLEGFGIVIEGTEIREI from the coding sequence ATGCGTCTCGACGAATGGCTGGCCCAGGCCAGGGAAACCCGCTCCGCATTTGCCCGTCGCGCCGGTCTGTCGCCGGCCGCGGTCACGGCCTTGTGCAAAGATCCCGGCGTGTGGGTTTCGCGCGACAGCGCCGAGCGCATCGCCGCCGCCACCGGTGGCGCGGTGACCCCGAATGACCTTCTCGGCTTGAAAGGACCCAAGGCCTTGGATCAGTCCCAGACCCGCGTCGCGGACGCGATCCGCGCATTCGAGCGCGGCGAAATGCTCGTCGTCACCGACGACGACGACCGCGAGAACGAAGGCGATCTGATCGTCGCGGCGTCGCTCGTCACGCCGGAGCAGATGGCCTTCATGGTGCGTCACACCTCCGGCATTGTCTGTGCGCCCATGACCCGGGAAACGGCGCGGCGGTTGCGCCTCGATCCCATGGTGGCGACCAATGACGCCCCGCTGGCGACCGCCTTCACGATCTCCGTCGACTATCGTCACGGCTTGACCACCGGCATCTCCGCCGAGGAGCGCTGCTCGACCGTGCGCGGGCTCGCCAATTCCAATGCGGGCGCGGAGGATTTCGTGCGTCCCGGCCACGTGTTTCCGTTGATCGCGCGCGAGGGCGGGGTGCTGATGCGCTCCGGCCACACGGAAGCCGCCGTCGACCTGTGTCGCCTCGCCGGCGTCGAGGAAGTCGGCGTGATCTGCGAGCTGGTCAATGACGACGGCACGGTCAAGCGGGGCGCGCAGGTGGCGGAATTCGCCGCCGAGAACAACCTGAAGATGGTGTCCGTGGCCGATCTGATCGCCTGGCGCCAGCGCACCGAGCGTCTGGTGGAGCGCGTCAGCGAACAGCCGGTCGAGACCGTGGCGGGCCCGGCCTATGCCGTGACCTATTCCACGCCCTACGACCCCATGCACCATGTGGCGATCGTCTATGGCGACATTCTCGATGGGCGGAATGTTCCGGTGCGGCTGCAGCTGGAATCGGTGCTCGACGACGTCTTCGGCGAAACCCGGGTGCTCGACGACGTGATGCGCGATTTCGCCGGGCGCGGACGCGGCGTCGTCGTCTATCTGCGCGAGGGCTCCGTCGGCGTCGCCCGCCAGACGCGTCGTCCGCGCTCCGATCTGGCGGCGGCTGAACTGGAGGAGCATCAGTCCGCGCAGGCGCGCGAGGAGCAATGGCGCGAGGTCGGCCTCGGCGCGCAGATCCTCAAGGATCTGGGCGTGAACTCCATCACCCTGCTGGCGTCGCGCCAGCGCCACTATGTCGGTCTCGAGGGATTCGGCATCGTGATCGAGGGCACGGAGATCCGCGAGATCTGA
- the dxs gene encoding 1-deoxy-D-xylulose-5-phosphate synthase: MYQRPSTPLLDKVATPADLRQVSEADLPRLAEELRAEMIDAVSVTGGHLGAGLGVVELTLALHYVFETPRDRLIWDVGHQCYPHKILTGRRDRIRTLRQGDGLSGFTKRAESDYDPFGAAHSSTSISAGLGMAVARDLDGEKNNVIAVIGDGAMSAGMAYEAMNNAGAQHSRLIVILNDNDMSIAPPVGAMSAYLARLVSGRTYLTLRDAAKQLAKALPRQLQQKAARAEEYARGFWTGGTLFEELGFYYVGPVDGHNLDHLLPVLKNVRDTHQGPVLIHAVTRKGKGYAPAENSADKYHGVAKFDVVTGKQSKPKANAPSYTRVFAESLIQEAQADDKIVGVTAAMPDGTGLDLFGEAFPTRMFDVGIAEQHAVTFSAGMATEGYKPFCAIYSTFLQRGYDQVVHDVAIQGLPVRFPIDRAGLVGADGPTHAGSFDTAYLACLPGFVVMAAGDEAELRHMVATAAAYDEGPVSFRYPRGEGMGVDLPERGEVLEIGRGRVLREGSKVALLSFGGRLRECLLAADELDAAGLSTTVADARFAKPLDTDLILRLAREHEVLILIEEGSVGGFASHVLQLLASRGALDAGLKVRPMCLPDRFLDQDKPERMYKDAGLDAEGILKTAFEALGASAGAAARRA, encoded by the coding sequence GTGTATCAGCGCCCCTCAACGCCGCTTCTCGACAAGGTCGCCACGCCGGCCGACCTGCGACAGGTCTCCGAAGCCGATCTTCCCCGGCTCGCCGAGGAATTGCGCGCCGAGATGATCGACGCCGTCTCCGTGACCGGCGGTCATCTGGGCGCGGGGCTCGGCGTGGTCGAGCTGACGCTGGCGCTGCACTATGTGTTCGAGACGCCGCGCGACCGCCTGATCTGGGACGTCGGCCACCAGTGCTATCCGCACAAGATCCTGACGGGGCGGCGCGACCGCATCCGCACCCTGCGTCAGGGCGACGGCCTGTCGGGCTTCACCAAGCGCGCGGAGAGCGACTACGACCCCTTCGGCGCGGCGCATTCCTCCACCTCGATCTCGGCGGGGCTCGGCATGGCCGTGGCGCGCGATCTCGATGGGGAAAAGAACAATGTCATCGCGGTGATCGGCGACGGGGCCATGTCGGCCGGCATGGCCTATGAGGCGATGAACAACGCCGGCGCGCAGCACTCGCGCCTGATCGTGATTCTCAATGACAACGACATGTCGATCGCCCCGCCGGTCGGGGCCATGAGCGCTTATCTGGCGCGTCTCGTGTCGGGCCGCACCTATCTCACCCTGCGCGATGCCGCCAAGCAACTGGCCAAGGCCCTGCCGCGCCAGCTGCAGCAGAAGGCGGCGCGGGCCGAGGAATACGCCCGCGGTTTCTGGACCGGCGGCACGCTGTTCGAGGAACTGGGCTTCTATTACGTCGGGCCGGTCGACGGACATAACCTCGACCACCTGCTTCCCGTCCTGAAGAACGTGCGCGACACCCATCAGGGGCCGGTGCTGATCCACGCCGTGACGCGCAAGGGGAAGGGCTACGCGCCGGCGGAGAACTCCGCCGACAAGTATCACGGCGTCGCCAAGTTCGATGTCGTCACCGGCAAGCAGTCCAAGCCCAAGGCCAATGCGCCGTCCTACACCCGCGTCTTCGCCGAAAGCCTGATCCAGGAGGCGCAGGCCGACGACAAGATCGTCGGCGTGACCGCGGCCATGCCGGACGGCACCGGGCTCGACCTGTTCGGCGAGGCCTTCCCCACGCGCATGTTCGACGTCGGCATCGCCGAACAGCACGCGGTGACCTTTTCCGCCGGCATGGCGACGGAAGGCTACAAGCCGTTCTGCGCGATCTACTCCACCTTCCTGCAGCGCGGTTACGACCAGGTCGTGCACGACGTGGCGATCCAGGGCCTGCCGGTGCGCTTTCCCATCGACCGGGCCGGTCTCGTCGGGGCGGACGGTCCGACCCATGCCGGCAGTTTCGACACCGCCTATCTCGCCTGCCTGCCGGGCTTCGTGGTGATGGCCGCCGGCGACGAGGCGGAATTGCGCCACATGGTCGCGACCGCCGCCGCCTATGACGAGGGGCCGGTGTCCTTCCGCTATCCGCGCGGCGAGGGCATGGGCGTCGATCTGCCCGAGCGCGGCGAGGTTCTGGAGATCGGGCGCGGGCGCGTGCTGCGCGAGGGCAGCAAGGTGGCGCTCCTGTCCTTCGGCGGGCGCTTGCGCGAGTGCCTGCTCGCGGCCGACGAACTCGACGCCGCCGGCCTGTCGACCACAGTTGCCGACGCGCGCTTCGCCAAGCCGCTCGATACGGATCTGATCCTGCGGCTGGCGCGCGAGCACGAGGTGCTGATCCTCATCGAGGAGGGCTCGGTCGGTGGTTTCGCCAGCCATGTGCTGCAGCTGCTCGCGAGCCGGGGCGCCCTCGATGCCGGCCTCAAGGTGCGGCCCATGTGCCTGCCGGATCGCTTCCTCGATCAGGACAAGCCGGAGCGCATGTACAAGGATGCCGGGCTCGACGCCGAGGGCATCCTGAAGACCGCCTTCGAGGCGCTGGGCGCGTCGGCCGGCGCCGCCGCCCGCCGGGCCTGA